The Pocillopora verrucosa isolate sample1 chromosome 2, ASM3666991v2, whole genome shotgun sequence genome has a segment encoding these proteins:
- the LOC131770401 gene encoding adenosine 3'-phospho 5'-phosphosulfate transporter 2 yields the protein MSRNDFRPKTLKFARNNPTLRSLMADSQKLKLNHSIISISNGGSGGNSDGRKELVVLGIALDSLPKSAQFFVCCGGVFVFYLIYGYVQEWIFRTGMKPFGWYLTLVQFAWYSIFGIFETSFKKDKTRKIPLKTYSLLAFLTVATMGLSNTSLSYLNYPTQVIFKCCKLIPVMVGGIIIQGKSYRLLDFLACLSMSIGLILFTLADSTVQPEFNHTGVVLISMALCADAVIGNVQEKAMKAHKSSNTEVVLYSYSIGFVYIFVGLIFSGGLGPAFKFCAQNPFQAYGLSFLFSISGYLGITFVLTLIKAFGALLAVTVTTGRKAVTMVLSFIFFAKPFTIHYVWSGFIVLLGIFLNVYSKNETRINAWLAQNGSQYLKLFLRRQKGTPFMENV from the exons ATGTCGAGAAACGACTTTCGTCCTAAGACGTTGAAATTTGCGAGAAATAATCCAACTTTGAGAAGTCTGATGGCTGACTCTCAGAAGTTGAAGCTCAATCACTCCATAATATCGATTTCTAATGGTGGGAGCGGAGGAAATTCAGACGGCCGCAAAGAGCTTGTTGTCCTGGGAATCGCTCTAGATTCACTTCCGAAGTCAGCCCAGTTCTTTGTTTGTTGTGGTGGAGTTTTCGTATTTTATCTGATATATGGATATGTTCAG gAATGGATCTTTAGAACAGGAATGAAACCATTTGGTTGGTATCTCACTCTTGTCCAGTTTGCTTGGTATTCAATATTTGGAATATTTGAAACCAgctttaaaaaagacaaaacaagaaA AATTCCTCTGAAGACATATTCACTTTTAGCATTCTTGACTGTGGCCACAATGGGACTCTCTAATACATCTCTTAGCTATTTAAATTATCCTACACAG GTCATTTTTAAATGTTGTAAGTTAATTCCAGTGATGGTTGGAGGCATTATTATACAAG GAAAATCCTACAGACTCCTTGATTTTCTGGCTTGCCTGAGTATGAGCATTGGCTTAATACTCTTCACCTTAGCAGACAGCACTGTCCAACCGGAGTTCAACCATACTG gGGTAGTTTTGATCTCAATGGCCCTGTGTGCTGACGCTGTTATTGGAAATGTACAAGAGAAGGCCATGAAGGCACACAAGAGCTCAAACACAGAAGTG gtatTGTATTCTTACAGTATTGgatttgtttatattttcgTTGGTTTGATATTTTCTGGCGGGCTTGGACcagctttcaaattttgtgCACAG aatCCGTTCCAAGCCTACGGATTATCATTCCTCTTCTCAATCTCTGGATATCTAGGAATAACATTTGTCTTAACTCTTATAAAAGCGTTCGGTGCTCTTCTCGCTGTTACAG TGACGACTGGCCGGAAAGCTGTGACGATGGTATTATCTTTCATATTCTTCGCAAAACCATTCACGATTCA CTACGTTTGGTCTGGTTTCATAGTTCTTCTTGGGATTTTTCTGAATGTTTATAGTAAAAATGAAACACGAATCAACGCATGGCTTGCTCAAAATGGATCGCAGTATTTAAAGTTGTTCTTACGAAGACAAAAGGGAACTCCTTTTATGGAAAACGTTTGA
- the LOC131770402 gene encoding uncharacterized protein: MARQWSHGLFGCFDDCGTCLVTHFCHCYTAGKNAEAVGDSCLLCGLATFVPLANIFFMAQIRSKIREQKGIDGTFLNDILATCCCPLCMLVQSAQEVKGSPGAMSIARS, translated from the coding sequence ATGGCAAGACAGTGGTCTCACGGATTGTTCGGTTGTTTTGATGATTGTGGCACATGTCTCGTTACCCACTTCTGTCATTGCTACACGGCTGGCAAGAACGCCGAGGCGGTCGGAGACAGTTGCCTGCTCTGTGGACTGGCCACTTTTGTTCCGCTGGCAAACATCTTCTTCATGGCGCAGATCCGTTCTAAGATCCGGGAACAGAAAGGCATCGATGGCACGTTCCTGAATGATATTCTGGCGACTTGCTGTTGTCCTCTTTGCATGCTGGTGCAATCAGCCCAAGAAGTAAAAGGCAGTCCTGGAGCCATGTCCATCGCTCGGTCTTGA